A region from the Methylocella sp. genome encodes:
- the pnp gene encoding polyribonucleotide nucleotidyltransferase, with the protein MFEIHREELDWGGRKLVLETGKIARQADGAVLATYGETTVLATIVSAKSAKPGVDFFPLTVNYQEKAFAAGRIPGGYFKREGRPSEKETLVSRLIDRPIRPLFPEGYRNETQVVVTVLSHDLENDPDILAMVAASAALTLSGVPFMGPVGAARVGFINGAVKLNPTIEELKDSALDLVVAGTGDAVLMVESEAKELSEAVLLEAVMAGHRGFQPVIDAIIKLAEKAAKEPRDLVVVDKEAVETAVRQIAEAELREAYKITAKQDRYKAVDAVKAKVATGLFPEGAEPRFSKELVNEVFHDLQAKVVRWNILDSGIRIDGRDVRTVRPILAEVGILPRTHGSALFTRGETQALVVATLGTGEDEQFIDSLEGTYKERFLLHYNFPPYSVGETGRMGSPGRREIGHGKLAWRAIRPMLPTAAEFPYTIRVVSEITESNGSSSMATVCGSSLALMDAGVPLKRPTAGIAMGLILEGERYAVLSDILGDEDHLGDMDFKVAGTQDGITSLQMDIKITGINEEIMRVALEQAKTGRLHILGEMAKALTGARAELGEFAPRIETLKIPTDKIREVIGTGGKVIREIVEKTGAKINIEDDGTVKVASSDGNSIRAAINWIKSIANDPEIGHIYEGTVVKVVDFGAFVNFFGSKDGLVHISQLAKGRVAKSSDVVKEGDKVKVKLLGFDERGKVRLSMRLVDQETGEDLEGKEKLEQQAAGE; encoded by the coding sequence ATGTTTGAAATCCATCGTGAAGAACTCGATTGGGGCGGCCGGAAGCTTGTGCTTGAGACAGGCAAGATCGCCCGCCAGGCCGACGGCGCCGTTCTCGCCACCTATGGCGAAACCACCGTCCTCGCCACCATCGTCTCCGCCAAATCCGCAAAGCCCGGCGTCGATTTCTTTCCCCTTACCGTCAATTATCAGGAAAAAGCCTTCGCGGCCGGCCGGATTCCTGGCGGCTATTTCAAGCGCGAAGGGCGCCCCTCGGAAAAAGAGACCCTTGTCTCGCGTCTGATCGATCGCCCGATTCGGCCGTTGTTTCCAGAAGGCTATCGCAATGAGACGCAGGTCGTCGTGACCGTGCTCTCCCACGACCTCGAAAATGACCCCGACATTCTGGCGATGGTCGCGGCTTCGGCGGCGCTGACTTTGTCGGGCGTGCCTTTCATGGGTCCGGTCGGAGCGGCGCGCGTGGGCTTCATCAATGGCGCGGTCAAGCTCAATCCGACGATTGAGGAGCTGAAGGATTCAGCGCTCGATCTCGTCGTCGCCGGCACGGGCGACGCCGTACTGATGGTCGAATCGGAAGCCAAGGAGCTGTCCGAAGCGGTTCTGCTCGAAGCCGTCATGGCCGGCCATCGCGGTTTCCAGCCGGTGATCGACGCGATCATCAAGCTTGCCGAAAAGGCTGCCAAAGAGCCGCGCGATCTTGTCGTCGTCGACAAGGAAGCAGTCGAGACGGCGGTGCGCCAGATCGCCGAGGCCGAGTTGCGCGAAGCCTATAAGATTACCGCCAAGCAGGATCGGTATAAGGCCGTTGACGCAGTGAAAGCGAAAGTCGCGACGGGGCTATTTCCAGAAGGAGCGGAGCCTCGCTTCTCGAAAGAACTCGTCAACGAGGTGTTCCACGATCTGCAAGCCAAGGTCGTGCGCTGGAACATTCTCGACAGCGGCATCCGCATCGACGGACGCGACGTCCGCACGGTTCGCCCGATCCTCGCGGAAGTCGGCATTCTGCCGCGCACCCACGGTTCAGCGCTATTCACGCGCGGCGAGACGCAAGCCCTTGTGGTCGCGACGCTTGGCACGGGAGAAGACGAGCAGTTCATTGACAGCCTGGAAGGCACCTACAAAGAGCGCTTCCTGCTGCACTACAACTTTCCTCCCTATTCGGTTGGCGAAACGGGACGGATGGGCTCGCCCGGCCGTCGCGAAATAGGCCATGGCAAGCTAGCCTGGCGCGCCATACGCCCGATGCTGCCGACCGCGGCTGAGTTTCCTTATACAATCCGCGTCGTTTCGGAGATCACCGAGTCGAATGGCTCGTCATCAATGGCGACGGTCTGCGGCTCATCGCTGGCCCTGATGGACGCCGGCGTTCCGCTGAAGCGGCCGACCGCCGGCATCGCCATGGGCCTCATCCTCGAGGGCGAACGCTACGCGGTCCTGTCCGATATTCTCGGCGACGAGGATCATCTTGGCGACATGGATTTCAAGGTGGCCGGAACCCAGGACGGCATCACCTCGCTGCAAATGGACATCAAGATCACCGGCATCAACGAAGAGATCATGAGGGTCGCTCTGGAGCAGGCCAAAACCGGCCGGCTGCACATATTGGGCGAAATGGCCAAGGCCCTCACCGGAGCGCGCGCTGAGCTTGGGGAATTTGCGCCACGCATCGAGACGTTGAAAATCCCGACCGACAAGATCCGCGAAGTGATCGGCACCGGCGGCAAGGTGATCCGCGAAATCGTCGAGAAAACCGGCGCCAAGATCAACATTGAAGATGATGGCACGGTGAAAGTCGCGTCATCCGACGGCAACTCGATCCGCGCCGCGATCAACTGGATCAAGTCGATCGCGAATGATCCGGAAATCGGCCATATTTACGAAGGCACGGTCGTGAAGGTGGTCGATTTCGGCGCCTTCGTGAACTTCTTTGGCTCCAAGGACGGTCTTGTTCATATTTCACAGCTCGCCAAAGGGCGCGTCGCGAAATCCTCCGATGTCGTCAAAGAAGGCGACAAGGTCAAAGTGAAACTGCTCGGCTTCGATGAACGCGGCAAAGTCCGCCTGTCTATGCGTCTCGTCGATCAGGAGACCGGCGAAGACCTCGAAGGCAAGGAAAAACTCGAGCAACAGGCAGCCGGCGAATAA
- a CDS encoding acyl-CoA dehydrogenase C-terminal domain-containing protein gives MSSYKAPIGDVLFLLHDVFDIARYGNLQGFADLTPDVSEAVLSEAGKLCEGVLQPLNQIGDRVGCARQENGDVLTPPGFKSAYLAFTGGGWVGLSAPENFGGQGLPYTLTAIVNEFASSANMALAMYPGLSQGALATLLAHGTEAQKEMFAPRLISGAWSGTMNLTEPHCGTDVGLLRTKATPNDDGSYAITGQKIFISSGEHDLAENIIHLVLARIEGAPSGVKGISLFVAPKFLIETDGSLGARNAVACGAIEKKMGIHGNSTCVMNYDGATGWLIGEPHKGLNAMFVMMNEARLGVAIQGLAISEVAYQNAVAYAKDRLQGRSMSGPKNPDKLADPIIVHPDIRRNLMEIRAFNEAARALVIWTALRSDVAHRSGDKDAQAAAVDHLGLLTPVLKGVLTDFGFENAVKAQQIFGGHGYIAEWGVEQFVRDARIAMIYEGANGIQALDLVGRKLAKDGGRTVMAFFAEIKSFIEDNEADLGLKLYLDGLRRGSGHLEKATLWFMQNAMAKPENAGAGSYDYMRLFGLVALGFMWAKIAKAAQAKLARGEGDAAALESKLLTGRFFMERMMPETSVRLARIEAGADTVMALAPEQF, from the coding sequence ATGTCGAGCTATAAAGCGCCGATTGGAGACGTTTTATTTCTCTTGCACGATGTTTTTGACATCGCCCGCTACGGTAATTTGCAAGGTTTCGCCGACCTGACGCCAGATGTGTCCGAGGCTGTCCTGTCCGAGGCGGGCAAACTCTGTGAAGGAGTGCTGCAGCCTCTTAATCAGATCGGCGATCGGGTGGGTTGCGCCCGGCAAGAGAATGGCGATGTGCTGACGCCGCCGGGCTTCAAATCGGCCTATCTCGCTTTCACAGGCGGCGGATGGGTCGGATTGTCGGCTCCCGAAAATTTTGGCGGCCAGGGGCTGCCATACACCCTGACAGCCATCGTCAATGAATTCGCCAGTTCCGCGAACATGGCTTTGGCGATGTATCCCGGCCTTAGCCAAGGCGCGTTGGCGACGTTGCTGGCCCATGGGACCGAGGCGCAAAAAGAGATGTTTGCGCCAAGACTGATCAGCGGCGCCTGGTCGGGCACCATGAATCTGACCGAACCCCATTGCGGCACGGATGTCGGCTTGCTGAGGACTAAGGCTACGCCGAACGACGATGGCTCTTACGCCATCACCGGGCAAAAGATCTTTATCTCATCGGGCGAGCATGACCTTGCCGAAAATATCATCCACCTAGTGCTCGCCCGCATCGAGGGGGCGCCCTCCGGCGTCAAAGGCATTTCGCTGTTTGTCGCGCCGAAATTCCTGATCGAGACCGATGGCTCGCTCGGGGCTCGCAACGCCGTCGCCTGCGGCGCCATCGAGAAGAAGATGGGAATTCACGGCAACTCCACCTGCGTCATGAATTATGATGGAGCCACAGGCTGGTTGATCGGCGAGCCGCACAAGGGTCTCAACGCGATGTTCGTCATGATGAACGAGGCGCGGCTCGGGGTCGCAATTCAGGGCTTGGCGATTTCCGAAGTCGCCTATCAGAACGCAGTCGCCTACGCCAAGGATCGTCTGCAGGGCCGCTCAATGTCCGGGCCGAAAAATCCGGACAAGCTGGCCGATCCGATCATCGTGCACCCTGATATCCGTCGCAATCTGATGGAGATCCGCGCCTTCAACGAAGCCGCCCGCGCGCTCGTCATTTGGACGGCCCTGCGCAGCGACGTCGCGCATCGCTCGGGGGATAAGGACGCGCAGGCTGCGGCGGTCGATCATCTGGGTCTGCTGACTCCGGTGCTGAAAGGCGTGCTTACCGATTTTGGTTTCGAAAATGCGGTCAAGGCGCAGCAGATTTTTGGCGGCCACGGCTATATTGCCGAATGGGGCGTGGAGCAGTTCGTCCGCGATGCGCGCATCGCCATGATCTACGAGGGCGCGAACGGCATCCAGGCGCTCGATCTCGTCGGCCGCAAACTCGCCAAGGACGGCGGCCGCACCGTAATGGCTTTTTTTGCCGAAATCAAATCCTTCATCGAAGATAATGAGGCGGACCTTGGCTTAAAGCTCTATCTCGATGGCCTGCGGCGGGGCTCGGGCCATCTCGAAAAGGCGACGCTCTGGTTCATGCAAAACGCAATGGCGAAACCTGAGAACGCCGGGGCTGGCTCCTATGACTATATGCGTCTCTTTGGGCTGGTCGCGCTCGGCTTCATGTGGGCCAAGATCGCCAAGGCGGCGCAGGCGAAACTGGCGCGAGGCGAGGGCGACGCCGCTGCTCTTGAAAGTAAATTGCTGACGGGGAGATTTTTCATGGAGCGCATGATGCCGGAAACGAGTGTGCGCCTCGCCCGCATAGAAGCCGGCGCCGACACGGTGATGGCGCTGGCACCAGAACAGTTCTAG
- a CDS encoding 3-hydroxyacyl-CoA dehydrogenase NAD-binding domain-containing protein: MNLVNFQFEIETDGVALLTWDMPGRSMNVITPEVMSEVEQVIDHVAAEPSIKGCVITSGKETFSGGADLSMLQSAAQDYKKALAEKGEEEATKLFYESARSLSLLYRKLETCGKPFAIAINGLCLGGAFELALACHYRVIGDDDKVRVGLPEIKVGLFPGAGGTQRVARLMQTGDALQMLFKGDQIRPKAAKTMNLVHEVAPKHEVVARAKAWIAAGGSSVAPWDAKEFRLPSGKVFSPQGMMVWPAANAIYRRETHDNYPAAKAILQAVYEGLQLPMDLALRVEARWFAKILRSKEAAAMIRSLFISMGELNKGARRPADLPPTVIRKVGVLGAGFMGAGIAYVTAAAGMDVVLIDRDQAAADKGKVFCEQLISSQVLKGRAKGAEKEALLSRITASADYGELAGSDLVIEAVFEDRAIKAEATRKVRKVLGPDAIFASNTSTLPITSLAEAYAEPENFIGVHFFSPVEKMLLVEIILGEKTGARALAAALDYVRAIKKTPIVVNDARGFFANRCVGAYIREGHIMLREGAPPAMIENIAKMAGMPVGPLALNDEVGLDLALRILEATREDLGAEAIDAEQEALLKALVVDHGRLGRKNGKGFYDYPAHGAKSLWPGLAALQPTKLDPDSVDIASFKQRFLVAQALEAARTIEDGVVSDPREADVGSIIGFGFAPFTGGVLSYIDGIGLPQFVVLCDELSRKYGRRFAPPQILIDMAKAHETFYGRFAKKAA, from the coding sequence ATGAATCTCGTGAACTTTCAATTCGAGATCGAGACGGACGGCGTCGCGCTTCTCACCTGGGACATGCCGGGACGGTCGATGAATGTGATCACCCCGGAGGTCATGAGCGAGGTCGAACAGGTCATCGACCATGTCGCTGCGGAGCCGTCGATCAAGGGCTGCGTTATAACTTCGGGCAAGGAGACTTTTTCCGGCGGCGCCGATCTTTCCATGCTCCAGAGCGCAGCGCAGGATTATAAAAAGGCGCTCGCGGAAAAGGGCGAAGAGGAAGCTACGAAGCTCTTTTATGAATCCGCGCGGAGTCTATCGCTGCTCTATCGCAAGCTCGAAACTTGCGGCAAGCCATTCGCCATAGCGATCAATGGCCTCTGCCTTGGCGGCGCGTTCGAGCTGGCGCTCGCCTGCCATTACCGCGTCATCGGCGACGATGACAAAGTTCGGGTCGGGCTGCCGGAGATTAAGGTCGGCCTGTTTCCCGGCGCTGGCGGGACTCAACGCGTCGCCCGCCTGATGCAGACAGGCGATGCGCTGCAAATGTTGTTCAAAGGCGATCAGATTCGGCCGAAGGCCGCCAAGACCATGAACCTTGTGCATGAGGTTGCGCCAAAGCACGAGGTTGTCGCTAGAGCGAAGGCGTGGATCGCGGCGGGCGGATCAAGCGTCGCGCCGTGGGACGCCAAAGAATTTAGGCTTCCCTCGGGAAAGGTGTTCTCGCCGCAAGGCATGATGGTTTGGCCCGCCGCCAACGCGATCTATCGCCGCGAGACGCATGATAATTACCCGGCCGCCAAGGCGATCTTGCAAGCCGTCTATGAAGGGCTGCAACTGCCGATGGATTTGGCGCTGCGCGTCGAGGCGCGCTGGTTCGCGAAAATCCTGCGTTCGAAAGAAGCTGCGGCGATGATCCGCTCGCTGTTCATTTCCATGGGCGAATTGAACAAAGGCGCGCGGCGTCCCGCCGATCTTCCTCCGACCGTGATTCGGAAAGTCGGCGTTCTCGGAGCCGGTTTCATGGGAGCCGGGATCGCCTATGTAACGGCGGCGGCTGGGATGGATGTCGTGCTGATCGATCGCGATCAAGCCGCCGCCGACAAAGGCAAAGTCTTTTGCGAGCAGCTGATCTCTTCGCAAGTGCTGAAGGGCCGGGCCAAGGGCGCCGAGAAAGAGGCGCTTTTATCCCGCATCACGGCATCCGCCGACTATGGGGAGCTGGCGGGATCGGATCTTGTGATCGAGGCGGTCTTTGAAGATCGCGCGATCAAGGCCGAGGCGACGCGCAAGGTTCGCAAGGTGCTTGGTCCCGACGCCATCTTCGCCTCGAACACATCGACCTTGCCGATTACCTCGCTTGCCGAGGCCTACGCGGAGCCTGAAAATTTCATTGGGGTGCATTTTTTCTCGCCGGTCGAGAAAATGCTGCTCGTCGAAATCATTCTTGGCGAGAAAACCGGCGCGCGCGCTCTGGCTGCGGCGTTGGACTATGTGCGCGCGATCAAGAAAACGCCGATCGTCGTCAATGATGCGCGCGGGTTTTTCGCCAATCGTTGCGTCGGGGCTTATATCCGCGAAGGCCATATCATGCTGCGCGAGGGCGCGCCGCCCGCAATGATCGAGAACATCGCCAAGATGGCCGGAATGCCGGTGGGGCCGCTCGCTCTCAATGATGAAGTCGGGCTCGATCTCGCGCTCAGAATATTGGAGGCGACGAGGGAAGATCTTGGGGCCGAGGCCATAGACGCAGAGCAGGAAGCCTTGCTCAAAGCCTTGGTTGTCGACCACGGCCGCTTGGGCCGCAAAAACGGCAAGGGCTTTTACGACTATCCGGCGCACGGCGCGAAATCGCTATGGCCCGGCCTTGCCGCGCTCCAGCCGACAAAGCTTGATCCAGACAGCGTAGATATTGCTTCGTTCAAGCAAAGATTTCTCGTCGCGCAGGCTCTCGAAGCCGCGCGAACGATCGAGGACGGCGTCGTGAGCGACCCGCGCGAGGCGGATGTCGGCTCGATCATCGGTTTCGGTTTTGCGCCATTTACGGGCGGCGTCTTGAGCTACATCGACGGAATCGGCTTGCCGCAATTCGTCGTGCTGTGTGACGAGCTGAGCCGTAAATACGGCCGGCGGTTTGCGCCGCCGCAGATTCTGATCGACATGGCGAAAGCGCACGAGACATTTTACGGCCGCTTCGCAAAAAAAGCCGCCTGA
- a CDS encoding MerR family transcriptional regulator gives MAEIFGVSIRALRFYEDRGLLQPRREGAARYYGAREKLRLKMIVKGKHLGFTLAEIHDMLSSRKGASSKPAGARDFEGWSRDEANLEMGLAPAQIIAQIDHLERQRRELDAAIIALQTAHRRLLESPYRASIA, from the coding sequence ATGGCGGAAATTTTTGGCGTCAGCATCCGAGCCCTACGCTTTTATGAAGATCGCGGCCTGCTTCAACCAAGGCGGGAAGGAGCCGCGCGTTACTACGGCGCGCGCGAAAAACTCCGCCTCAAAATGATCGTGAAGGGAAAACATCTTGGGTTCACGCTAGCTGAGATCCATGACATGCTGTCGTCGCGCAAAGGGGCGAGTTCAAAGCCGGCCGGGGCGCGCGATTTCGAGGGATGGAGCCGCGACGAGGCAAACCTGGAAATGGGTCTGGCGCCAGCGCAAATCATTGCCCAAATCGACCATCTCGAGCGGCAACGCAGGGAACTTGACGCCGCCATCATCGCTTTGCAGACCGCGCATCGACGCCTTCTCGAATCGCCGTATCGCGCCTCGATCGCATAA
- the rpsO gene encoding 30S ribosomal protein S15: MSITAERKQALVKDYALKAGDTGSPEVQVAILTERITNLTEHFKTHVKDNHSRRGLLKLVSQRRQLLDYVKTRDEPRYKSLIERLGIRR; encoded by the coding sequence ATGTCGATTACAGCGGAGCGCAAACAGGCGCTCGTTAAAGATTACGCTTTGAAGGCCGGCGATACTGGTTCGCCCGAGGTGCAGGTTGCGATCCTGACAGAGCGGATCACCAATTTGACCGAGCATTTCAAGACCCACGTCAAAGACAACCATTCGCGCCGGGGCCTTCTGAAGCTGGTCTCGCAGCGCCGTCAGCTGCTTGATTACGTCAAGACCAGAGACGAGCCGCGGTACAAATCCTTGATTGAACGTCTGGGCATCCGGCGCTAG
- the aroQ gene encoding type II 3-dehydroquinate dehydratase, whose protein sequence is MKAVHVLNGPNLNLLGSREPELYGSETLAAIEARLSAICAARGTVLHFRQSNHEGDLVSWVQEAGLAGEPIILNAGAYSHTSIALQDAIKGSRAKVIEVHLSNVHARESFRHRSYISPVAQGVILGFGALSYDLALQACIASATASESR, encoded by the coding sequence ATGAAAGCCGTCCACGTCCTGAACGGGCCAAACCTCAATCTTCTCGGATCGAGGGAGCCAGAGCTTTATGGCTCCGAGACGCTCGCAGCGATCGAGGCGCGTCTTTCAGCCATTTGCGCGGCGCGCGGGACCGTTTTGCATTTTCGCCAAAGCAATCACGAAGGCGATCTGGTGAGCTGGGTGCAGGAAGCAGGTCTCGCCGGGGAGCCTATTATCTTAAACGCCGGCGCCTATTCGCATACATCAATCGCGCTCCAGGACGCGATCAAGGGCTCAAGGGCCAAAGTCATTGAGGTGCATCTCTCCAATGTCCACGCCAGGGAGAGCTTTCGCCATCGTTCTTATATTTCTCCTGTCGCACAAGGCGTGATTCTGGGTTTTGGCGCTTTGTCTTACGATCTCGCGCTGCAAGCCTGCATCGCCAGCGCGACGGCCAGCGAAAGTCGATAA